In the Drosophila takahashii strain IR98-3 E-12201 chromosome 3R, DtakHiC1v2, whole genome shotgun sequence genome, one interval contains:
- the LOC108057542 gene encoding G-box-binding factor: protein MAYNGVRLPGIFCPDESVEQFARLYGSDNFSKFMIMSSSSPYPNYQPSNEHAPVHNQPPGMMEVGQTRFYGSPSPTDERHLKVNPRYCAHAVQGSRPITHGACGDHYRSSPILKNHKHEYPQRGVQNHQEMHYRQSHHAHRGVQSQPGRQYHHAQPGIQNHREMQYHPEQNRHAHPRIQNHPEMQYHHEQAQQLNFMYPPPPGPRFPWL from the exons ATGGCTTACAACGGCGTCCGGCTACCGGGTATTTTTTGTCCAGAT GAAAGCGTTGAGCAGTTTGCAAGACTTTACGGAAGTGATAATTTTAGCAAATTTATGATAATGTCCTCGAGCAGTCCTTATCCAAACTATCAACCGAGTAACGAGCACGCTCCAGTTCATAATCAGCCACCGGGAATGATGGAAGTCGGCCAGACCAGGTTTTATGGAAGTCCATCACCAACTGACGAGCGACATCTTAAAGTTAATCCTCGATATTGTGCTCA tgCCGTTCAAGGATCTAGGCCCATTACGCATGGAGCCTGTGGTGATCATTATAGGTcctcgccaattttaaaaaaccataagCATGAATATCCCCAGCGGGGAGTTCAAAATCATCAAGAGATGCATTATCGGCAGTCTCATCACGCCCATCGAGGAGTTCAAAGTCAGCCAGGTAGGCAATATCATCACGCCCAACCAGGAATCCAAAATCATCGAGAGATGCAATATCACCCTGAGCAAAATCGGCACGCCCATCCTAGAATCCAAAATCATCCGGAGATGCAATATCATCATGAGCAGGCTCAGCAACTGAATTTTATGTATCCACCTCCACCTGGACCCAGATTTCCCTGGCTTTAA
- the Gr92a gene encoding putative gustatory receptor 92a, translating into MFAELRQFSIPKLSAGILRWTFYTSRLMGAVGFRYKTTSTERVMMEDNPLMWKWLFAIIRLGSLSVYLYMYTQWKMPSSDLIEKVLQLNRAFLQSACCMSIVRLHLYQGPEVTQLVNSFLQLYRRVQSICNRNQNGFGGKDDLIFLVFMLICLIHEEIFLLRLIKPHWNALKLAVGVKTKAVIFGVFHKMSVPKLSAGILRFIFRYAQFIGVFFFRLKKSKEGEKVSNCKWLKWMGVTHRFITFCIFLYSYSWNIILASHRGEQVLHILRILLSIPIILFLLGYQVLRGPEIIELFNKFFRLFWQVSHLFKPKTIGFGGRRELILILLNLVCLFHELTYIWITVKNISTWHFAIYWWCDVFVVTGTNMFIHINVMAFLSIGVLYSEVNRYVRTHLRTQLQNLDTSASEQQIRKLKNRLEKCTYLYREIYQINTGFQRLFVMPLFLALINKVLLVVTIGLKMITDLNFCGCVFWILIGKHILDLLLLTTSVQGALNQFRIIRRPNLEIPKAEDLKEFRRMLEIFYTHLNLCQFRVSILGLCEITNELFLMILSAVVTWLAFIAQYRMQIKIEKNLFA; encoded by the exons ATGTTCGCGGAACTTCGTCAGTTCAGCATTCCCAAACTCTCTGCTGGAATACTTCGCTGGACTTTCTACACCTCCAGATTAATGGGTGCCGTTGGCTTCAGATATAAAACCACATCTACCGAAAGAGTAATGATGGAGGATAATCCTCTCATGTGGAAGTGGCTTTTTGCCATAATTCGCTTAGGAAGCCTATCTGTCTATCTATACATGTACACACAATGGAAAATGCCCTCCAGTGACTTGATCGAAAAAGTTCTGCAGCTCAACCGTGCGTTTCTTCAATCTGCCTGTTGCATGTCCATTGTTAGATTGCATCTTTATCAAGGACCAGAGGTTACACAACTGGTCAATAGTTTTCTTCAGCTATATCGAAGAGTTCAAAGCATTTGCAACCGCAATCAAAATGGCTTTGGTGGAAAAGATGAcctaatatttttagttttcatgCTGATCTGCTTGATTCACGAGGAAATCTTCCTGCTGAGATTAATAAAACCTCACTGGAACGCACTCAAATTGGCTG TCGGAGTTAAAACCAAAGCGGTCATATTCGGGGTCTTTCATAAGATGAGTGTTCCGAAACTTTCCGCCGGAATTCTGCGTTTCATTTTCCGATACGCACAGTTTATTGgagttttcttttttcgccTAAAGAAGAGTAAAGAAGGAGAAAAAGTATCGAATTGCAAATGGCTCAAGTGGATGGGTGTTACCCATCGTTTTATAACATTCTGCATTTTCTTATACTCATATTCATGGAATATAATATTAGCAAGTCATCGCGGCGAGCAAGTTCTTCATATTTTGCGGATTTTACTGAGCATTCCAATCATTTTGTTTCTATTGGGATATCAGGTTTTGCGAGGCCCGGAAATTATTGAGCTTTTCAATAAGTTTTTCCGACTCTTCTGGCAAGTGAGCCATTTGTTTAAACCGAAAACCATTGGCTTTGGAGGCCGACGTGAACTGATTTTGATCCTACTCAACTTGGTTTGCCTTTTCCATGAGTTAACATATATCTGGATTACTGTGAAAAACATTTCAACCTGGCATTTTGCTATCTATTGGTGGTGTGACGTTTTTGTTGTCACAGGAACCAACATGTTCATCCACATAAATGTTATGGCCTTTCTCAGTATTGGAGTTCTTTATTCGGAGGTCAATAGATATGTTCGTACCCATTTGCGAACCCAACTGCAGAATCTGGATACTTCGGCCAGCGAACAACAAAtaagaaaactgaaaaataggCTGGAAAAGTGCACATATTTGTACAGAGAGATATATCAAATCAACACTGGTTTTCAGAGGCTTTTTGTGATGCCCCTTTTTTTGGCACTGATAAATAAGGTGTTGTTAGTCGTCACGATTGGCCTTAAAATGATTACCGATTTGAACTTCTGCGGCTGCGTTTTTTGGATACTTATCGGAAAACACATATTAGATCTTCTACTGCTAACCACTTCCGTCCAGGGTGCATTGAATCAATTTAGGATTATTCGAAGGCCGAATTTGGAGATCCCTAAAGCGGAAGATCTGAAGGAATTTCGCCGCATG ctggaAATATTCTATACCCATCTCAACCTTTGTCAGTTCCGAGTTAGCATTTTGGGCCTCTGTGAAATAACCAACgagctttttttaatgattttatcCGCAGTAGTAACTTGGTTGGCGTTCATTGCTCAATATAGAATGCAgataaaaattgagaaaaatttgtttgcttga